Proteins co-encoded in one Neodiprion lecontei isolate iyNeoLeco1 chromosome 3, iyNeoLeco1.1, whole genome shotgun sequence genomic window:
- the LOC107225945 gene encoding focal adhesion kinase 1 isoform X5 produces the protein MRLHHPGSGESYWLHQDTTMYQVQEKYERKHPHSEWRYELRVRYLPQNLNDLYEKDKVTFYYYYDQVRNDYLSANHATLDQDVAVQLCCLEIRYFFKDMPQIALDKKSNLEYLEREVGLHKFLPRTVLNGMKPKALRKLIQQHFKKVAALSELECMFKFFELLRSYYRFDQERFICALGSSWSIPVELVIGPDLGISYMAHRGGTVPSRIAEFSQIQSIQTLVSDCKEHAKACIKLRVAGAAETLSITCSSLDQAESLADLIDGYCRLTTGSNTSLWNRKAASWKNYPCPCKDAHPPKYRHDATDSPEKNSGKTGTILSEDYAEIVDEEGDYSTPATRDYEIVRNQVELGEIIGEGQFGNVHKGSYRGRDGQLVAVAVKTCKVDADLATAEKFLEEAYIMQQFEHPHIIRLIGVCSEAPIWLVMELARLGEMRAYLQSNKHRLDVATLLLYTFQLSTALSYLESKKFVHRDIAARNVLVSSNTCVKLADFGLSRWVEDQSYYTASKCKLPIKWMAPESINFRRFTTSSDVWMFGVCMWEILMLGVKPFQGVRNNEVIRKLENGERLELPKHCPPRLYSLMSQCWSYEPSKRPTFKDIRENLHEILREEKHQQQETMRRENRRVQAMSWGADEAPPPKPSRQPQNSSESGSGMSSVAPVSTYIVAQSPEVLAQLLKDNQSRGVCPSVYTTPASPFNTLAVQFQDEDQALTTAIATDLPFALDQTVSSETPALHHDTHSIEDMDSLDSNDTISPLMSSLSMSESSIVAQTQSPVTGRKHQIKDTQNLYSVSSKLVGSITGDLYAPVQKLVTSNPIPITSSSQPAGTCGEIYGPVVNFTQSSAIVGNLSQSPSLGGNTGEGSGNHAQTVSADTIVMGQIQYTNSAHLQTTQASSSSVNHYGNSPNQSYVGGQNAASTGAGYPRSSGLSSVSSTVPVSNTECLYGPVMKFRARATVQNQSANPMSSTPPSVSHIQNARSNLVYSPMPGQNYQPQPFYPQNYQDQEQVYSNVVQARPLSYGSRAQSGQNFQRQSSQGQYVIYSQNQQCEQQNGANPIYTVHATPTSVAQAQCFNQAYSMQSGPTHSQPFQQATPPQPSHPVQSYMSTSNHSTQQELLTTLANTEASQISHQHSDSSILQSSLSGATGVVKGHGSQVHHSTSNPITSQTNQRTQVATSVNVTQQQSLHTQLATAVPRSNPPLLATGIAKITTFVTHKSDEQLTRSINSALSSSLVSSAVSDSTISSTSSVTEESQQDQRNTQSQVFDGAIEHFGHSVDDEQKLLEQRLLEQQRQSEEDSRWLAREEKRLSIATSGDESGSPLGPRSVTQSPSNEATPVNTGSLGLDKGSDKVIIVKKMEPTPTADLDRTNDKVYDCTTSVVRAVMSLSQGVQQSKAEQYLELVRKVGVELRALLTSVDSLMEILPACAHREVEMAHKVLSKDMAELVSAMKLAQSYSATTLDAEYRKGMLSAAHILAMDAKNLLDVIDSIRIRYPYVNEQICQRVEGSSEPELSVENKVHSSQSGEILRRSQSTERHGSMFRQSQSGDVLHRMGQSVERTPQDSQSDVSCNSTIERRHHMVTNSLERNSTARRQMATNSLERKRPSLSCNMGIPGNLANLPPLVPVSCSIVQSATPVIHPSHVGGTAVANQSSSMFAVHNETYNETSNETLPNDS, from the exons ATGAGGTTACACCATCCAGGATCTGGGGAGAGCTACTGGCTTCATCAGGACACAACCATGTACCAG GttcaagaaaaatacgaaCGGAAGCATCCTCATAGCGAGTGGAGGTACGAATTAAGGGTCCGATATCTACCGCAGAACCTTAACGATCTCTACGAAAAGGACAAAGTTACGTTTTACTACTATTATGATCAG GTGAGGAACGACTACCTGAGCGCAAATCACGCCACCCTGGACCAAGATGTTGCCGTACAATTGTGCTGTCTTGAGATTCGGTACTTCTTCAAAGACATGCCGCAAATTGCGCTGGACAAGAAAAGCAACTTggaatatttggaaagagaG GTCGGACTCCACAAGTTTCTGCCCCGAACCGTTTTGAATGGCATGAAACCGAAGGCACTCCGCAAGCTGATACAACAACATTTCAAAAAAGTAGCCGCCCTTTCCGAACTCGAATGTATGTTCAAATTCTTCGAACTTCTTCGATCCTACTACAGATTTGACCAGGAGAGATTCATATGCGCATTGGGG TCGAGCTGGTCGATACCAGTTGAACTCGTGATTGGACCTGACTTGGGCATTTCATACATGGCACATCGAGGTGGAACAGTG cCGTCGAGAATAGCCGAGTTCTCGCAGATCCAGTCAATTCAGACTTTGGTGTCGGATTGCAAGGAACATGCAAAGGCCTGCATCAAACTGAGAGTGGCAGGAGCTGCGGAAACCCTAAGTATCACTTGCTCGAGTTTGGATCAAGCAGAGAGTCTGGCAGACTTGATCGATGGATACTGTAGGCTAACCACTGGGAGTAACACATCTTTGTGGAATAGAAAAG CTGCATCCTGGAAAAATTATCCCTGCCCTTGTAAAG ATGCTCATCCACCAAAGTATAGGCATGACGCAACAGACAGTCCCGAGAAAAATTCCGGAAAAACAGGAACAATTCTATCTGAGGACTATGCAGAGATTGTCGACGAGGAAGGAGATTACTCAACGCCAGCTA CTCGAGACTACGAAATTGTTAGAAATCAAGTCGAGCTAGGTGAAATAATTGGAGAAGGTCAATTCGGCAACGTTCACAAAGGATCGTACAGAGGCCGAGATGGTCAACTTGTAGCCGTTGCAGTAAAAACTTGTAAAGTCGACGCAGACCTCGCAACTGCCGAAAAGTTCCTCGAAGAAGCAT atattATGCAGCAATTTGAGCATCCACACATAATACGATTAATTGGTGTCTGCTCTGAGGCTCCGATATGGTTGGTCATGGAGTTAGCACGGCTTGGAGAAATGCGCGCTTATCTTCAGTCCAATAAGCACAGGCTTGATGTAGCCACTCTTCTATTGTATACTTTCCAGTTGAGTACAGCTCTATCGTATCTTGAGAGCAAAAAATTCGTTCACAG AGACATAGCTGCAAGAAACGTTCTGGTATCATCGAACACTTGCGTAAAATTGGCTGACTTTGGTCTTAGCCGATGGGTCGAGGACCAGAGCTACTACACAGCGAGCAAGTGCAAGCTGCCAATCAAATGGATGGCACCGGAGAGCATAAACTTCCGTAGATTTACAACATCCTCGGATGTATGGATGTTTG GAGTGTGTATGTGGGAAATCCTGATGTTGGGCGTCAAGCCATTCCAAGGAGTGCGGAATAACGAGGTGATACGGAAGTTGGAAAATGGAGAAAGGCTAGAACTCCCAAAGCATTGTCCTCCAAGACTGTATTCTCTGATGTCTCAATGCTGGAGTTACGAGCCAAGCAAGAGACCAACTTTCAAAGACATACGAGAAAATTTGCA TGAAATTTTACGGGAAGAAAAGCACCAGCAACAAGAGACAATGAGGCGAGAGAATAGGAGAGTTCAAGCAATGTCTTGGG GTGCAGACGAAGCCCCACCACCCAAACCATCACGTCAACCACAAAACTCAAGCGAATCGGGAAGTGGCATGAGCTCAGTCGCTCCAGTGTCAACATACATTGTTGCCCAGAGTCCGGAGGTACTTGCCCAACTTCTCAAGGACAACCAATCTCGGGGGGTATGTCCCTCCGTCTACACAACCCCCGCATCCCCATTTAACACACTCGCAGTGCAATTTCAAGACGAGGATCAAGCTCTAACTACCGCCATCGCTACTGACCTACCCTTCGCCCTTGACCAAACCGTATCTTCTGAAACCCCTGCCCTTCACCACGATACTCATTCGATCGAAGACATGGACTCTCTAGACAGCAATGACACAATTTCACCACTAATGTCGAGCCTTAGTATGTCCGAATCTAGTATAGTTGCACAAACCCAGTCCCCAGTTACAGGGAGAAAGCATCAAATTAAAGACACCCAAAACTTGTACTCTGTCAGCTCGAAGCTGGTGGGCAGTATTACTGGCGATTTATATGCTCCTGTGCAAAAACTCGTCACATCAAATCCCATACCAATAACTTCATCTTCGCAGCCCGCAGGTACCTGCGGTGAAATTTATGGGCCGGTTGTTAACTTTACTCAGAGTTCTGCGATCGTAGGAAACCTTAGTCAGAGTCCAAGTCTTGGTGGTAATACCGGGGAAGGTTCAGGAAATCATGCGCAGACTGTTAGTGCCGACACGATTGTTATGGGACAAATCCAATACACGAATAGCGCTCATTTGCAAACAACCCAAGCTTCATCTAGTTCAGTGAATCATTACGGTAATTCCCCGAATCAGTCATACGTTGGTGGACAGAATGCTGCTAGCACCGGTGCAGGTTACCCACGTAGTAGTGGTTTATCCAGTGTGAGTAGTACAGTTCCTGTATCAAATACTGAGTGTCTCTACGGCCCCGTTATGAAATTTCGCGCTAGAGCTACGGTTCAAAATCAAAGTGCAAATCCAATGTCCTCGACACCTCCAAGTGTATCACATATTCAAAATGCGAGAAGTAATTTAGTGTATAGCCCCATGCCAGGACAAAATTATCAACCGCAACCATTTTATCCAcaaaattatcaagatcaaGAACAAGTCTATTCTAACGTGGTTCAAGCACGACCACTTTCTTACGGGTCTCGAGCCCAGTCTGGTCAAAACTTTCAAAGACAAAGCTCCCAGGGGCAATATGTCATTTATTCGCAAAACCAGCAATGCGAGCAACAAAACGGTGCAAATCCTATTTATACGGTTCATGCCACACCTACATCTGTCGCCCAAGCTCAGTGTTTCAATCAAGCATATTCAATGCAAAGCGGTCCTACTCATAGTCAGCCTTTTCAACAGGCCACACCCCCTCAACCTTCACATCCCGTTCAGTCCTATATGAGTACTTCCAATCATTCAACTCAGCAAGAATTATTGACAACTTTAGCAAATACTGAGGCCTCACAAATTTCACATCAACATTCGGATAGCTCAATATTGCAAAGTTCACTCTCTGGGGCAACGGGCGTGGTGAAAGGTCACGGCTCTCAGGTACACCATTCTACCTCCAATCCCATAACGTCGCAAACAAATCAACGTACCCAAGTAGCGACAAGTGTTAATGTAACGCAGCAACAAAGTCTTCACACACAATTGGCGACGGCAGTACCGAGGTCAAATCCGCCCTTGTTGGCGACTGGGATAGCAAAGATAACTACGTTTGTAACTCATAAATCTGACGAACAGTTGACCCGTTCTATCAACAGTGCGTTATCTAGTTCCCTGGTGTCGTCAGCCGTTAGCGACAGCACTATTTCGTCGACCAGTTCGGTGACGGAGGAAAGCCAACAAGATCAG CGAAACACACAATCGCAGGTGTTCGATGGCGCTATCGAGCACTTTGGTCATAGTGTGGACGATGAACAGAAATTACTCGAACAAAGACTACTAGAACAGCAACGTCAGTCCGAAGAAGATAGCAGGTGGCTCGCGAGAGAAGAG AAACGACTTTCGATCGCAACTAGTGGCGATGAAAGTGGAAGTCCTCTAGGACCTCGTTCGGTGACCCAATCACCCAGTAATGAAGCTACACCCGTCAACACAGGATCCCTTGGTCTAGATAAGGGCTCTGATAAAGTTATCATCGTCAAG AAAATGGAACCGACACCGACAGCCGATTTAGATAGGACTAACGACAAAGTATATGACTGTACAACGAGTGTCGTCAGAGCTGTTATGTCTCTTTCCCAGG GTGTGCAACAAAGTAAAGCCGAACAGTATCTTGAGCTGGTAAGAAAGGTGGGCGTGGAACTACGAGCGCTCCTCACATCTGTGGATTCTCTAATGGAAATCTTACCGGCATGCGCGCATCGAGAAGTAGAAATGGCTCACAAAGTTCTGAGCAAAGATATGGCTGAACTTGTTTCCGCTATGAAATTGGCCCAGAGCTACAGTGCCACAACTTTAGATGCAGAGTATAGAAA agGCATGTTATCCGCAGCGCATATATTGGCTATGGATGCGAAAAATCTTCTGGATGTCATTGACTCCATACGAATCCGTTACCCGTATGTTAACGAACAAATTTGTCAAAGAGTGGAGGGATCTAGTGAGCCGGAATTGTCTGTAGAAAATAAAGTTCATTCCAGCCAATCTGGAGAGATACTAAGAAGGAGTCAGTCAACCGAACGGCATGGATCAATGTTTAGGCAAAGCCAAAGTGGAGACGTGTTGCACAGAATGGGCCAATCGGTGGAGAGAACACCTCAG GATAGCCAATCAGATGTTAGTTGCAATTCTACGATAGAAAGAAGACATCATATGGTGACGAACAGTTTGGAACGTAATTCGACAGCAAGAAGACAAATGGCGACTAATAGTTTGGAGAGAAAGAGGCCGTCCCTATCATGCAATATGGGGATTCCTGGCAATCTGGCCAATCTTCCGCCGTTGGTTCCGGTTTCTTGTAGCATAGTCCAGTCAGCTACACCAGTCATACATCCGAGTCATGTGGGTGGAA
- the LOC107225945 gene encoding focal adhesion kinase 1 isoform X8, translating to MMVERVEGHLFMYRRPVYRVFQYLETSDHEGMSTGGDGGGVGVQTGVGGGGRGTPPHGSPTPMDKATLKVHLPNGGFNVVKFGDAIDVRGIISLVTSRLAVSTRQYRHLYAMRLHHPGSGESYWLHQDTTMYQVQEKYERKHPHSEWRYELRVRYLPQNLNDLYEKDKVTFYYYYDQVRNDYLSANHATLDQDVAVQLCCLEIRYFFKDMPQIALDKKSNLEYLEREVGLHKFLPRTVLNGMKPKALRKLIQQHFKKVAALSELECMFKFFELLRSYYRFDQERFICALGSSWSIPVELVIGPDLGISYMAHRGGTVPSRIAEFSQIQSIQTLVSDCKEHAKACIKLRVAGAAETLSITCSSLDQAESLADLIDGYCRLTTGSNTSLWNRKAASWKNYPCPCKDAHPPKYRHDATDSPEKNSGKTGTILSEDYAEIVDEEGDYSTPATRDYEIVRNQVELGEIIGEGQFGNVHKGSYRGRDGQLVAVAVKTCKVDADLATAEKFLEEAYIMQQFEHPHIIRLIGVCSEAPIWLVMELARLGEMRAYLQSNKHRLDVATLLLYTFQLSTALSYLESKKFVHRDIAARNVLVSSNTCVKLADFGLSRWVEDQSYYTASKCKLPIKWMAPESINFRRFTTSSDVWMFGVCMWEILMLGVKPFQGVRNNEVIRKLENGERLELPKHCPPRLYSLMSQCWSYEPSKRPTFKDIRENLHEILREEKHQQQETMRRENRRVQAMSWGADEAPPPKPSRQPQNSSESGSGMSSVAPVSTYIVAQSPERNTQSQVFDGAIEHFGHSVDDEQKLLEQRLLEQQRQSEEDSRWLAREEKRLSIATSGDESGSPLGPRSVTQSPSNEATPVNTGSLGLDKGSDKVIIVKKMEPTPTADLDRTNDKVYDCTTSVVRAVMSLSQGVQQSKAEQYLELVRKVGVELRALLTSVDSLMEILPACAHREVEMAHKVLSKDMAELVSAMKLAQSYSATTLDAEYRKGMLSAAHILAMDAKNLLDVIDSIRIRYPYVNEQICQRVEGSSEPELSVENKVHSSQSGEILRRSQSTERHGSMFRQSQSGDVLHRMGQSVERTPQDSQSDVSCNSTIERRHHMVTNSLERNSTARRQMATNSLERKRPSLSCNMGIPGNLANLPPLVPVSCSIVQSATPVIHPSHVGGTAVANQSSSMFAVHNETYNETSNETLPNDS from the exons GGGGTTTCAATGTCGTCAAATTTGGTGATGCAATTGACGTTAGGGGGATCATTTCTCTCGTGACGAGCCGGCTGGCGGTAAGCACCAGGCAATATCGTCACCTCTACGCCATGAGGTTACACCATCCAGGATCTGGGGAGAGCTACTGGCTTCATCAGGACACAACCATGTACCAG GttcaagaaaaatacgaaCGGAAGCATCCTCATAGCGAGTGGAGGTACGAATTAAGGGTCCGATATCTACCGCAGAACCTTAACGATCTCTACGAAAAGGACAAAGTTACGTTTTACTACTATTATGATCAG GTGAGGAACGACTACCTGAGCGCAAATCACGCCACCCTGGACCAAGATGTTGCCGTACAATTGTGCTGTCTTGAGATTCGGTACTTCTTCAAAGACATGCCGCAAATTGCGCTGGACAAGAAAAGCAACTTggaatatttggaaagagaG GTCGGACTCCACAAGTTTCTGCCCCGAACCGTTTTGAATGGCATGAAACCGAAGGCACTCCGCAAGCTGATACAACAACATTTCAAAAAAGTAGCCGCCCTTTCCGAACTCGAATGTATGTTCAAATTCTTCGAACTTCTTCGATCCTACTACAGATTTGACCAGGAGAGATTCATATGCGCATTGGGG TCGAGCTGGTCGATACCAGTTGAACTCGTGATTGGACCTGACTTGGGCATTTCATACATGGCACATCGAGGTGGAACAGTG cCGTCGAGAATAGCCGAGTTCTCGCAGATCCAGTCAATTCAGACTTTGGTGTCGGATTGCAAGGAACATGCAAAGGCCTGCATCAAACTGAGAGTGGCAGGAGCTGCGGAAACCCTAAGTATCACTTGCTCGAGTTTGGATCAAGCAGAGAGTCTGGCAGACTTGATCGATGGATACTGTAGGCTAACCACTGGGAGTAACACATCTTTGTGGAATAGAAAAG CTGCATCCTGGAAAAATTATCCCTGCCCTTGTAAAG ATGCTCATCCACCAAAGTATAGGCATGACGCAACAGACAGTCCCGAGAAAAATTCCGGAAAAACAGGAACAATTCTATCTGAGGACTATGCAGAGATTGTCGACGAGGAAGGAGATTACTCAACGCCAGCTA CTCGAGACTACGAAATTGTTAGAAATCAAGTCGAGCTAGGTGAAATAATTGGAGAAGGTCAATTCGGCAACGTTCACAAAGGATCGTACAGAGGCCGAGATGGTCAACTTGTAGCCGTTGCAGTAAAAACTTGTAAAGTCGACGCAGACCTCGCAACTGCCGAAAAGTTCCTCGAAGAAGCAT atattATGCAGCAATTTGAGCATCCACACATAATACGATTAATTGGTGTCTGCTCTGAGGCTCCGATATGGTTGGTCATGGAGTTAGCACGGCTTGGAGAAATGCGCGCTTATCTTCAGTCCAATAAGCACAGGCTTGATGTAGCCACTCTTCTATTGTATACTTTCCAGTTGAGTACAGCTCTATCGTATCTTGAGAGCAAAAAATTCGTTCACAG AGACATAGCTGCAAGAAACGTTCTGGTATCATCGAACACTTGCGTAAAATTGGCTGACTTTGGTCTTAGCCGATGGGTCGAGGACCAGAGCTACTACACAGCGAGCAAGTGCAAGCTGCCAATCAAATGGATGGCACCGGAGAGCATAAACTTCCGTAGATTTACAACATCCTCGGATGTATGGATGTTTG GAGTGTGTATGTGGGAAATCCTGATGTTGGGCGTCAAGCCATTCCAAGGAGTGCGGAATAACGAGGTGATACGGAAGTTGGAAAATGGAGAAAGGCTAGAACTCCCAAAGCATTGTCCTCCAAGACTGTATTCTCTGATGTCTCAATGCTGGAGTTACGAGCCAAGCAAGAGACCAACTTTCAAAGACATACGAGAAAATTTGCA TGAAATTTTACGGGAAGAAAAGCACCAGCAACAAGAGACAATGAGGCGAGAGAATAGGAGAGTTCAAGCAATGTCTTGGG GTGCAGACGAAGCCCCACCACCCAAACCATCACGTCAACCACAAAACTCAAGCGAATCGGGAAGTGGCATGAGCTCAGTCGCTCCAGTGTCAACATACATTGTTGCCCAGAGTCCGGAG CGAAACACACAATCGCAGGTGTTCGATGGCGCTATCGAGCACTTTGGTCATAGTGTGGACGATGAACAGAAATTACTCGAACAAAGACTACTAGAACAGCAACGTCAGTCCGAAGAAGATAGCAGGTGGCTCGCGAGAGAAGAG AAACGACTTTCGATCGCAACTAGTGGCGATGAAAGTGGAAGTCCTCTAGGACCTCGTTCGGTGACCCAATCACCCAGTAATGAAGCTACACCCGTCAACACAGGATCCCTTGGTCTAGATAAGGGCTCTGATAAAGTTATCATCGTCAAG AAAATGGAACCGACACCGACAGCCGATTTAGATAGGACTAACGACAAAGTATATGACTGTACAACGAGTGTCGTCAGAGCTGTTATGTCTCTTTCCCAGG GTGTGCAACAAAGTAAAGCCGAACAGTATCTTGAGCTGGTAAGAAAGGTGGGCGTGGAACTACGAGCGCTCCTCACATCTGTGGATTCTCTAATGGAAATCTTACCGGCATGCGCGCATCGAGAAGTAGAAATGGCTCACAAAGTTCTGAGCAAAGATATGGCTGAACTTGTTTCCGCTATGAAATTGGCCCAGAGCTACAGTGCCACAACTTTAGATGCAGAGTATAGAAA agGCATGTTATCCGCAGCGCATATATTGGCTATGGATGCGAAAAATCTTCTGGATGTCATTGACTCCATACGAATCCGTTACCCGTATGTTAACGAACAAATTTGTCAAAGAGTGGAGGGATCTAGTGAGCCGGAATTGTCTGTAGAAAATAAAGTTCATTCCAGCCAATCTGGAGAGATACTAAGAAGGAGTCAGTCAACCGAACGGCATGGATCAATGTTTAGGCAAAGCCAAAGTGGAGACGTGTTGCACAGAATGGGCCAATCGGTGGAGAGAACACCTCAG GATAGCCAATCAGATGTTAGTTGCAATTCTACGATAGAAAGAAGACATCATATGGTGACGAACAGTTTGGAACGTAATTCGACAGCAAGAAGACAAATGGCGACTAATAGTTTGGAGAGAAAGAGGCCGTCCCTATCATGCAATATGGGGATTCCTGGCAATCTGGCCAATCTTCCGCCGTTGGTTCCGGTTTCTTGTAGCATAGTCCAGTCAGCTACACCAGTCATACATCCGAGTCATGTGGGTGGAA